Proteins encoded in a region of the Psychrilyobacter piezotolerans genome:
- a CDS encoding fructose-specific PTS transporter subunit EIIC translates to MNLTDLTNENLIILDLEAKSKVEAIEKLVERLDCDGVLKSKEEFLSAVLEREKVSPTGLEEGLAIPHGKSDAVNKAAFAVARLNNPIEDWESIDEDNEVTLVFLIAIPKAEQGSTHIEVLTELTTSFMREGFIGNLQKAKTPKDLIAVLEKEIMEEETIEYSKDSKLILAITACATGIAHTYLAAEALEKAGAKMGIRVISEKQGASGIENKHTQELIEKADAVIIATDVAPKDIERFAGKPFIKTRVATPLKDAQGMLERVLNNPDGILDGKVNKSKENKSSDTGIGSDIKRHFMTGVSYMIPLVIAGAVIMGMARIGGSMFGVTDIWDGSHMESGNTLVKLFHLMDGIGGRALGLMLPFIAGFIAYSIGDRVGLVPGFVGGLLAKELNTGFLGALIAGLMAGYIVKYILIKIKLPGFASGITSIFIAPVLGTLVTALLMIYIVGTPLSFLNKALEVWLMGLSGGNKIIMAAIVGGMVGFDLGGPVNKAAVTTSMALLASGISLPNTAAQVAIIVPPIGLGLATIFGKDKYSDSLVEAGKSSILMGLVGISEGAIPFAIEAPLKVIPVTVLGSALASAMAVGLGANNTAPISGFYGWLAVENWQIYVISILTGSIFIAVVSVFLKGKRKERALDLA, encoded by the coding sequence ATGAATTTAACTGATTTAACCAATGAAAATCTAATTATTTTAGACTTGGAAGCAAAATCCAAAGTAGAAGCTATTGAAAAATTAGTGGAGCGTTTGGACTGTGATGGGGTTTTGAAATCCAAAGAAGAATTTCTTTCTGCAGTACTAGAAAGAGAAAAAGTTTCTCCTACAGGGTTAGAAGAAGGGCTTGCAATTCCCCATGGAAAATCAGATGCAGTAAATAAAGCTGCTTTTGCTGTAGCAAGATTAAATAATCCTATTGAAGATTGGGAATCTATTGATGAGGATAACGAGGTAACCTTGGTATTTTTAATAGCTATTCCAAAGGCTGAACAAGGGTCAACTCATATAGAAGTATTAACAGAGCTTACGACCTCTTTCATGCGTGAAGGATTTATTGGAAATTTACAAAAGGCTAAAACTCCAAAAGATTTAATTGCCGTTTTAGAAAAAGAAATTATGGAAGAAGAAACTATCGAATATTCTAAAGACTCTAAATTAATTCTTGCTATTACAGCTTGTGCCACTGGAATAGCACATACATATTTAGCAGCAGAGGCTTTGGAAAAAGCCGGGGCAAAAATGGGCATTCGAGTAATTAGTGAGAAACAGGGAGCTAGTGGTATAGAGAATAAACATACACAAGAATTAATTGAAAAAGCAGATGCAGTAATAATTGCTACAGATGTGGCGCCTAAAGATATAGAACGATTTGCTGGAAAACCATTCATAAAAACCAGAGTTGCCACACCCTTAAAAGACGCTCAGGGAATGTTAGAAAGAGTTCTAAATAACCCTGATGGGATTTTAGACGGGAAAGTTAATAAATCTAAGGAAAATAAATCTTCAGATACAGGGATCGGATCAGACATAAAAAGACATTTTATGACTGGAGTTTCTTATATGATCCCACTTGTAATTGCAGGAGCTGTAATTATGGGAATGGCCAGAATTGGTGGATCTATGTTTGGCGTTACAGACATTTGGGATGGTTCACATATGGAAAGTGGAAATACATTGGTAAAATTATTTCATTTAATGGATGGTATTGGAGGACGTGCTTTAGGTTTAATGCTTCCATTTATAGCGGGATTTATAGCTTATTCTATTGGCGATAGAGTCGGATTAGTCCCAGGTTTTGTCGGTGGACTCCTAGCAAAAGAATTAAATACTGGTTTTTTAGGAGCGTTAATAGCGGGACTTATGGCTGGTTATATTGTTAAATATATTTTAATAAAGATAAAATTACCTGGTTTTGCTTCTGGAATAACCTCTATATTTATCGCTCCAGTTTTAGGAACTCTCGTTACTGCATTACTCATGATTTATATAGTTGGAACTCCACTGTCATTTTTAAATAAAGCATTAGAAGTATGGCTTATGGGATTGTCAGGAGGAAATAAAATAATAATGGCTGCAATTGTTGGAGGAATGGTAGGGTTTGATTTAGGTGGACCTGTAAACAAAGCTGCTGTAACTACTTCTATGGCATTATTAGCTTCTGGAATCAGTCTTCCTAATACAGCTGCCCAGGTAGCAATAATTGTTCCGCCTATCGGGTTAGGATTAGCTACTATATTCGGTAAGGATAAATATAGTGATTCTTTGGTGGAAGCTGGAAAATCTTCTATTTTAATGGGATTAGTTGGTATTTCAGAAGGAGCTATTCCTTTCGCAATAGAAGCCCCATTAAAAGTAATTCCTGTAACAGTTTTAGGCTCTGCTTTAGCTTCTGCTATGGCTGTTGGATTGGGAGCAAATAATACCGCACCTATCTCTGGATTTTATGGATGGTTAGCTGTAGAAAATTGGCAGATCTATGTAATATCTATTCTAACTGGTTCTATATTTATTGCTGTAGTTAGTGTGTTTTTAAAGGGAAAAAGAAAAGAAAGAGCATTAGATTTAGCATAA
- a CDS encoding BglG family transcription antiterminator yields the protein MLNKRMLLIIEYLINNNGKGILKEMVDFINMSERTIRYDIDKINEFLLDNKAGKVIKKPKGEIELFNPQKVKNYLLENFHKIFFLEYRDISILISILFKGKINISHLCEEFDLSRTTIKNDLKGIKKVLSKYNLELIINPKKGLLLEGKEEDVRRLQLKILNDHFKIGCSKSLEKTYTSILIQKNFKGIDIKHINSFIDDITKLIDKVISDEAYSIIRNYTLIMISRIKEEFYLNSSPNKKFMSATEEISAVSKTIPILEENYQINLNEFEIFKLTDYFLGSHSYNTNMSFYKNWIEIETMTKKIIRKFGKEICLDLSKDEFLINGLLNHIKPAIHRIKNNIELKNSIYTEVIVEYPKLFEITKNSITILEDFLEKPFPQEEVCFLVLHFKGAVDRNLYQKKETKKILLVCGGGLGTSKLIEQQLKENYDINIIKTIPLNQLEKTIVEKKETPDLIITTLEINEFNTEIPVIHVKTILNTEELKKLEKYNLPKYNKKILISNILKSLRKGAVIKDEKIIINELKKHLGNKLIDDTKGEPPILSELLLQSNIELNLNIKTWEEAIKKAGNILYREGYVEGNYSTEMIKVISRFGPYMVIAPNLAIPHTEKKYVKKTGMCLITLTQPVYFSGGIPVNTVLAFSSVDDSEHFFALSKFLEMVKSYDFLKKAHNTSSPKKIIEIIKKYEFLINLGKHKEPNF from the coding sequence ATGCTAAATAAAAGAATGCTTCTCATTATTGAATATCTAATTAATAATAATGGAAAAGGAATATTGAAAGAAATGGTTGATTTTATTAATATGAGTGAGAGAACAATCAGGTACGATATAGATAAAATAAATGAATTTCTTTTAGATAATAAAGCGGGTAAAGTGATAAAAAAACCCAAGGGAGAGATAGAACTTTTTAATCCACAGAAGGTAAAAAATTATTTACTCGAAAATTTTCATAAAATATTTTTTTTAGAATATAGAGATATTTCTATTTTAATTTCTATACTTTTTAAAGGAAAAATTAATATTTCTCATTTGTGTGAAGAATTTGATTTGAGCCGTACAACAATAAAAAATGATTTAAAAGGGATAAAAAAAGTACTTTCGAAATACAATCTAGAATTAATTATAAATCCAAAGAAAGGTCTACTTTTAGAAGGGAAAGAGGAAGATGTTAGAAGGTTGCAGTTAAAAATATTGAATGATCATTTTAAGATTGGTTGTTCGAAATCTTTGGAAAAAACATATACATCTATTTTGATTCAAAAAAATTTTAAAGGGATTGATATAAAACATATCAATAGTTTTATTGATGATATTACCAAATTAATCGATAAAGTGATCTCCGATGAAGCTTATTCTATTATTAGGAATTATACCCTTATAATGATTTCTAGAATTAAAGAAGAGTTTTACCTTAATTCTTCACCTAATAAAAAGTTTATGTCTGCAACTGAGGAAATTTCGGCAGTTTCAAAAACAATCCCTATACTAGAAGAAAACTACCAGATAAATCTCAATGAATTTGAGATATTTAAACTGACTGATTATTTCTTGGGAAGTCATAGTTATAACACCAATATGTCTTTTTATAAAAACTGGATTGAAATTGAAACTATGACAAAAAAAATAATAAGGAAATTTGGTAAGGAAATTTGTTTAGATCTATCAAAGGATGAATTTTTAATTAATGGGTTATTAAATCATATTAAGCCTGCTATTCATAGGATAAAAAATAATATCGAACTAAAAAATTCTATTTACACTGAAGTTATTGTAGAATATCCAAAATTATTCGAGATAACCAAAAATTCTATCACAATTTTAGAAGATTTTTTAGAAAAACCATTTCCTCAAGAAGAAGTTTGTTTTTTAGTATTACATTTCAAAGGAGCTGTAGATCGAAATTTATACCAAAAAAAAGAAACTAAAAAGATTTTACTGGTTTGTGGAGGCGGCTTAGGAACATCTAAGTTAATAGAACAACAACTAAAAGAAAATTACGATATCAATATAATAAAGACTATCCCGCTAAATCAACTGGAAAAAACTATTGTAGAGAAGAAAGAAACGCCAGATTTAATAATAACAACCTTAGAAATTAATGAATTTAACACAGAAATCCCTGTAATTCATGTAAAGACAATATTAAATACAGAGGAATTAAAAAAATTAGAAAAATATAATCTTCCTAAATACAATAAAAAAATACTAATTTCAAATATTTTAAAAAGTTTAAGAAAGGGAGCTGTAATAAAAGATGAAAAAATAATTATAAATGAATTAAAAAAACACCTTGGAAATAAACTTATCGATGATACAAAGGGAGAACCTCCCATCCTTTCAGAACTTCTTCTTCAAAGTAATATAGAGTTGAACCTCAATATAAAAACCTGGGAAGAAGCAATAAAAAAAGCAGGAAATATACTCTATAGAGAGGGATATGTGGAAGGGAATTATTCAACTGAAATGATAAAAGTCATAAGTAGATTTGGCCCATATATGGTTATAGCGCCAAATTTAGCTATTCCCCATACTGAAAAAAAATATGTCAAAAAAACAGGGATGTGTTTAATAACGTTGACTCAGCCAGTTTATTTTTCAGGAGGAATCCCTGTTAATACTGTATTAGCTTTTTCATCTGTAGATGACAGTGAACACTTTTTTGCTCTGTCTAAGTTTTTAGAGATGGTAAAATCCTATGATTTTCTAAAGAAAGCTCATAATACATCCTCACCTAAGAAAATAATAGAAATCATAAAAAAATATGAATTTTTGATAAATTTAGGAAAACATAAGGAACCAAACTTTTAA
- a CDS encoding type I phosphomannose isomerase catalytic subunit produces the protein MKKLYPLKFKKIFKKKVWGGRGFKENLGINLPTKDSYGESWEVSSHKNGMSIVDNGSLKGKDLDELLLEYKEKLVGGEVYDKYKDKFPLLIKYLDVNDRLSVQVHPSDEYALGVEKEFGKSESWYILEASSDAKLIMGLRKGMTKEMFIKKTKNKDFNDLFNVISVKKGDFINITPGLVHASLEGSVLICEIQQNSDTTYRIYDFDRLIDGKLRDLHFDKAIEVIGYQNVPQISSDENRKNIEVSGGTKQEIIRGEYFNIDKFLIQEKFKDIDKDSFMIYSILEGEGNLNCEGVIYPVKKGETWYIPPELNICIEGKLEIFKTFI, from the coding sequence ATGAAAAAATTATATCCGCTTAAATTTAAAAAAATATTTAAAAAAAAAGTATGGGGTGGAAGAGGTTTTAAAGAAAACCTGGGAATAAATCTTCCTACCAAAGATTCATATGGAGAATCCTGGGAAGTAAGCTCCCATAAAAATGGAATGAGTATAGTGGACAATGGCAGCTTAAAAGGTAAAGATTTAGATGAACTGCTTTTAGAATACAAAGAAAAACTTGTAGGAGGCGAGGTATATGATAAATATAAAGATAAATTCCCATTACTTATAAAGTATCTCGATGTAAATGACAGATTATCTGTTCAAGTACATCCAAGTGATGAATATGCACTTGGGGTCGAAAAAGAATTTGGCAAATCAGAATCATGGTATATATTAGAAGCTAGTTCCGATGCTAAATTAATTATGGGATTAAGAAAAGGGATGACTAAAGAAATGTTTATAAAAAAAACTAAAAATAAAGATTTTAATGATTTATTTAACGTAATCTCTGTAAAAAAAGGAGATTTTATAAATATTACTCCTGGACTAGTCCATGCAAGTTTAGAAGGGAGTGTATTAATTTGCGAAATCCAACAAAATTCAGACACAACCTATAGAATCTATGATTTTGACAGGCTAATAGATGGGAAACTTCGTGACCTTCATTTTGATAAAGCCATAGAAGTTATAGGTTATCAAAATGTTCCCCAAATCAGTAGTGATGAAAATAGAAAAAATATAGAAGTTTCAGGGGGAACGAAGCAGGAAATTATTAGAGGTGAATATTTTAATATAGATAAATTTCTCATTCAGGAAAAGTTTAAAGATATAGATAAAGACTCCTTTATGATCTACTCTATATTGGAAGGAGAAGGCAACCTAAATTGTGAAGGAGTAATCTATCCTGTAAAAAAAGGTGAAACTTGGTATATCCCTCCTGAATTAAATATATGCATAGAAGGAAAATTAGAAATATTTAAAACATTTATATAA
- a CDS encoding MFS transporter, producing MNSYLKNKLIYFPGIFISLLGSVLFSFATGMYLLDVTHQGTSYAFNIILYTIPVVVLSPIFGIFVDRYSKKKLIILGDFLNALLMFGIFYMWNSVDNLTLIYAGSVFTSIFSLLVSIGFESGIAQMFEKDWLVKANSLSSIISSGSRIAGPFLGGLVYAFIDIRTFILFNGISFLFSMIIETFLTIQDVKTEAEKKEKISLTKGLRYMMVDKKLKKYVVLLIILNFSFPMAIVVPIPYLITNYFP from the coding sequence ATGAATAGTTATTTAAAAAATAAACTGATATATTTCCCGGGGATATTTATATCTCTATTGGGGTCGGTATTATTTTCATTTGCTACAGGGATGTATTTATTGGATGTAACCCATCAGGGGACATCGTATGCTTTTAATATAATATTATATACAATACCGGTTGTTGTTTTATCACCGATTTTTGGGATATTTGTAGACAGGTACTCCAAGAAAAAACTTATAATCTTAGGAGATTTTTTAAATGCTCTTCTAATGTTTGGAATCTTCTATATGTGGAATTCTGTAGATAATCTCACTTTAATCTACGCAGGTTCTGTATTCACCAGTATATTTTCTCTGCTTGTATCCATAGGATTTGAAAGCGGAATAGCTCAGATGTTTGAAAAGGATTGGCTGGTAAAGGCTAATTCTTTATCATCCATAATCAGTTCAGGAAGCAGGATAGCAGGGCCATTTTTAGGAGGATTGGTATATGCATTTATTGATATAAGAACCTTTATTTTATTCAACGGAATTTCGTTCTTATTTTCTATGATTATAGAGACCTTTTTAACTATACAGGATGTCAAAACAGAAGCAGAGAAAAAAGAAAAGATATCTCTGACTAAAGGCTTAAGGTATATGATGGTGGATAAAAAGTTAAAAAAATATGTTGTTTTATTAATTATTTTAAACTTTTCATTCCCAATGGCAATAGTAGTTCCTATTCCATATCTTATTACAAATTATTTTCCATAG
- a CDS encoding MerR family transcriptional regulator, producing MKIGNFTENNNLTKDTIRYYISLGILNPKKINNQYDFTENDQKTLNQILRLKSLKFTLSEIKSIILTKRLGNLDSKTSSYLYKKYYLEKSKEIKEEIESLRQMDKELNKEIGNLLSQEDNSKIKIGIPLNSLHLLRCPFCQSDLGIYKGSIEDNQILEGVLRCHCQKEYLIKDGILIVSDTPFESRYDYPEDFLLSYINNTRDELLENVYKNSAWFSNIIPNNFLKNKTLLEIGSGIGFFLNNIYDNLSEDTTYISVDLNLDSQIFLKKRLERKGIKKKIIFICSDVEEIPIKMNSVDILVDYLTSSNFSFRNRGFLIENLEKYLKKNSALLSGYIIFEKFKKNSRIKPDFRKYLILKNIETKLFEMNYKVLSQKQLPSFFIDGELGKYEDFTVPGEIISTYLYFGKR from the coding sequence ATGAAAATAGGAAATTTTACAGAAAATAATAACCTTACTAAGGACACGATTAGGTATTATATAAGCCTTGGAATTCTTAATCCTAAAAAAATAAATAATCAATATGATTTCACAGAAAATGACCAGAAAACGTTGAACCAGATTCTGCGTCTAAAATCTTTAAAGTTTACTTTGAGTGAAATTAAAAGTATTATTTTAACCAAAAGATTAGGAAACCTCGATTCAAAAACCAGTTCTTATTTATATAAAAAATACTATCTGGAAAAAAGCAAGGAAATAAAAGAAGAAATCGAATCTCTAAGACAAATGGATAAAGAACTTAATAAGGAGATTGGAAACTTACTTTCACAGGAGGATAACTCAAAAATAAAGATAGGAATCCCTTTAAACAGCCTTCATCTGTTACGATGTCCTTTCTGTCAGTCCGATCTCGGAATTTATAAAGGGAGTATAGAAGACAATCAAATTTTAGAAGGAGTTCTTAGATGTCATTGTCAAAAAGAGTATCTAATTAAAGATGGGATTCTTATTGTTTCTGATACTCCTTTTGAGAGCCGGTATGACTATCCTGAAGACTTTTTATTAAGTTATATTAATAATACCAGGGATGAATTATTAGAGAATGTTTACAAAAATTCAGCATGGTTTTCCAATATAATTCCCAATAATTTTTTGAAAAATAAGACTTTATTGGAGATAGGAAGCGGTATAGGTTTTTTTCTGAACAATATTTATGATAATCTCAGTGAAGATACTACCTATATTTCTGTAGATTTAAATTTGGATTCACAAATTTTTCTAAAAAAAAGACTTGAAAGGAAAGGTATCAAAAAAAAAATAATTTTTATCTGTTCAGATGTTGAAGAGATACCAATAAAGATGAATAGTGTTGATATTCTCGTAGATTATCTGACCAGCAGTAATTTTTCCTTTAGAAATAGAGGTTTTCTTATTGAAAATTTAGAAAAATATTTAAAAAAGAACTCAGCTCTTTTGAGCGGATATATTATCTTTGAAAAATTTAAAAAGAATTCACGTATCAAACCAGATTTCAGAAAATATTTAATCTTAAAAAATATTGAAACTAAACTATTTGAAATGAATTATAAGGTTTTATCCCAAAAACAGCTTCCTTCCTTTTTTATTGATGGAGAGTTAGGGAAATATGAGGATTTTACCGTTCCTGGAGAAATAATTTCAACATATCTATACTTTGGTAAAAGGTAG